From the genome of bacterium:
GAAAAGGAAAATAAAAGGTGGTAATGCGATCACGTTCGGCGAATCAGTAGTGCTTTGCATGATCGTAGGATACGCGTTTGCGCCGCGGCTTTCAAGAAAGCGAAACGGCGGCTCTGTTGCCGCCGTTTCCATCATCACCGCTTCCGGAAGAGCTTCGCTTTGAGAAGCATCATCATGCCTCCCGCCACCATTCCGCCGAGGAATGCGGCAAACGTCTTCTTCTGCGGCACGAATCGCCGCGGGACCGTAACCGGTAGTTTCGCGAGCGAGTTCGGACGCTTGAAATTCGCGAAGTCGATGACGTTTGAATCCGTAATCATGACGCCCTCCTTTCGAGCCGACGGATCTCTCTGAAGCATACCTCCATGGATACGATGCACAAACAAGAAGCGCCGGGATAATTCCGGCGCTCCGTTTTACTAGTGGACACTTACGATCTCCAGCGCGCCTTCCATGGCATGACTGAGTGCAGCCTGTCGCGTATCAGTGAGTGCGATGGGCGTGCCGTCCGCCGCATGGAGTGCGAAGAGATTGATACCCAATGGGACTTCTTCAAGCGCTGGAAATCTCTTAAGCGCCTCCTCGGAAGATATCGTGGTAAGGTACGCGACCTGTCCACCACCGAGCCGAGCAAGCTCGATCTCAGTCATAACAGGCGCGTGGTGAGGTTCCTTGTGCCGTTTCCTCAGGCTTTTCTTCTTGGCCGAATCAGTTTTCCGAGCACGCATGGCAACCTCCTTTCCGTACGGCAAAGAACCGTATCAGCTGCATTCACACTAGCAACAGGCCAAAAAGGCGCAAGTGCACAACACAACGGCGGCCCAAGGGCCGCTGTTGTGTCTTTTAAGTGGAGGATTTTATTCGATGAACGTGAGCGCCTTGCCGGTCTGCCCTGCGCGGCCCGTACGACCGATGCGGTGCACGTAATCCTCGTAGGAATTCGGCTGGTCGAAGTTGATGACGTGGGTCACCTTCGGGATGTCGAGGCCACGTGCGGCGACGTCCGTCGCGACAAGCACCTGCACATGCTCTTTCTTGAAGAGATCGAGTGCGCGCAAACGCTGACCGTGGGTCTTGTTGCCGTGGATGGATTCCGCACTGAAACCTGAATCCTTGAGGATCTTCGAGAGCTTCTCGACGCCGTGTTTGGTGCGGCCGAAGACCAGCACCTTCGTAAACTCCGGATCACGGAGAAGATCTGCAAGATGATCGAACTTGGACTTGCCCGGTTCGACGCGGACGATGTCCTGATCGACATTCTTGGAAGTCTCATGCTTTTTCACCGAGACACGAAGCGGATCGGTGAGGAATTCACCGATGAGCTTCTCGATCTCCGGCGAGAGTGTCGCCGAGAAGAAGAGCGTCTGGCGTTCAGGCGCCATGCTGCCGAGGATGCGGCGCATGCTGTCGATGAATCCCATGTCGAGCATGCGGTCGGCTTCGTCGAGGACGACGTTCGCGCACTTCGTGAGATTGAGCTCACGGCGCTCCATGAGGTCCATGAGACGGCCCGGAGTTCCTATAAGGAATTGGCCTCCACGGCGAAGATCACGGATCTGCGAATTGATGTTCGCGCCGCCGACCGCGACGATCGAGTGAAGGCCGAGGCCCGTGACGAAGCCCTTGAATTCATCGGCGATCTGGACGGCAAGTTCACGCGTCGGCGCCATGATGAGCACCTTCTCGTCCGGATTCTTCAGGACCTTGTCGATGAGCGGGATGAGGAATGCGCCGGTCTTGCCGGTACCGGTCTCCGCGAGCCCGACCATGTCGCGACCCGTAAGAGTAAGCGGCACCGATTGGTCTTGGATCGGAGTCGGGGTCACGTAACCCTTCTTCGCGATGTTCGCCTTGAGGCGTGCATCGATGTCGAAATCATTGAAGGTGTGCTTCGGCTCATACGGAGCCTCCGGCGCTACTGCTTCTGCCTTACGAATGAACTTCGAGTAGTGGATATCCTGTCCGCGATGCGCGTTGCGCTGCGGACGACCCCCGCGGAATCCTCCGCCGCGTGAACCGCCACGGAAACCGCCCTGAGGACGCGAGCCGCCATACGAACTCCCGCTACGACCGCCTTGCGGACGAGAGTATGAACCACCACGCTGACCGCCTCCCCCGGAGGAGCGGCGCTTGTGACGAGGCGTACTGTTAAATCGGAGGCGGAAACCGCCTACCATGTCGTCGCTATTCTGCGAACGACTATCGTTCTGATGCATATTCTATGATGCGTTGCGGGCGCGAGCGGCCCTGGCTAATTCAACGCGTCTCGAGAGATTTCGGCCCCTGCTTGAACACCGGGACGGCCTTGAGTTCTCTCAAGACAAAAACCACAGAGAAGGTTGATATCAGTAGTGTAGCAGAAATAAGGATTTTGTCAATCCGTTTTCCAACTCAGGTCGTAGGCGTACCGTTTGCCGCCGAGATCTTCGGCATGCACCTCACCGTCCAAACGCCCGTAGTCCATTACGCCTTGGAAGAATCCGGCGAAATGATCCAAGGGATAGTCATTGTTCTCCATAATGATACGGATGTTTCCTTTCCCTCGCTCCTCAGAAATGAAGCGCACCCCATTGAATACATAGCCGGCGATGTGGTTGGCATTCATAAAGAAAAGGCGGATGTTCGAACGGAAGAGCGGCAGGATGAGTCCGCCGAGTTCCGTCTTGGAAAAGTTCTCGAAATGCAGTTTTCCTGCACTGAACGCACGTCGCTCCGGCGGCACGCTCGGATCGAGGATGTCGAGCACATGCTCGATGATAGCGACTTCTTCCCGCACCGGAACATTCTCGAACATACCGAAGCGGGTCGGCTTCCCGTAGCGCGTCATCAGCTCGACAACACCGTCGCGACCCCGCTCTGCTTCAAGCGCATTGATGTGACTCATGACGAACAGGCCTCGTATTGTAGGCGTAGGCTCTGGTTCCATACTTATATGATACGAGACGTATCAGGAAGCGCCGCCTTTCACCCGTGCGCAAAGCACGGAGTACCCCTCACCCCCTTTTCATCCTCATGAAGGCACTATGGTATATTCACAAGGCTTATTAAGTTCACGAACCTATTGATATGAAAGGTTTCGCAGTACTTCTCGCAGCTCTCGTCGTCCTTGGTGGCGGCTATTACTGGTACATCTCGCAGCAGCCGGCCGCGACTGATCTCAATGTGACCGTCGACCAGATGGATGATATGGATCAGGATGATATGGATCATTCGGCATCGACCAGCACCTCGACGTCGACCGCGACATCCTCTGCTCCTGCGACGGGCACACAGAACGGCAACGTGAAGGAATTCACCGTCACCGGCAAGAACTTCTCATTCGCACCTGCTGCGATGACGGTCAACAAGGGCGATCGCGTCCGCATCACCTTCGTCAACGACAGCGGTACGCACGATCTCGTCATCGATGAGTTCGATGTACGCACCAAGGTCATCCAAGGAGGCGCACGGGAGACGATCGAGTTCGTCGCCGACAAGACCGGCAGCTTCGAGTACTACTGCTCGGTCGGTCAGCATCGCCAGATGGGCATGAAGGGTACGCTTACGGTTAAGTAAGATCCCCTCTTCCGAAAGACGCCGGCGCGTGCCGGCGTTTTTTGGCATACCCCTGCCTGCTTCACGCGCCCGTCGTCTGCTTGGCGATGATACGGATGAGTACGAACAAGAAGGCATACAGCAGTCCGTTGAAGAGCGTGAGGATGATTACC
Proteins encoded in this window:
- a CDS encoding DUF1150 domain-containing protein, whose translation is MTEIELARLGGGQVAYLTTISSEEALKRFPALEEVPLGINLFALHAADGTPIALTDTRQAALSHAMEGALEIVSVH
- a CDS encoding DEAD/DEAH box helicase, with amino-acid sequence MHQNDSRSQNSDDMVGGFRLRFNSTPRHKRRSSGGGGQRGGSYSRPQGGRSGSSYGGSRPQGGFRGGSRGGGFRGGRPQRNAHRGQDIHYSKFIRKAEAVAPEAPYEPKHTFNDFDIDARLKANIAKKGYVTPTPIQDQSVPLTLTGRDMVGLAETGTGKTGAFLIPLIDKVLKNPDEKVLIMAPTRELAVQIADEFKGFVTGLGLHSIVAVGGANINSQIRDLRRGGQFLIGTPGRLMDLMERRELNLTKCANVVLDEADRMLDMGFIDSMRRILGSMAPERQTLFFSATLSPEIEKLIGEFLTDPLRVSVKKHETSKNVDQDIVRVEPGKSKFDHLADLLRDPEFTKVLVFGRTKHGVEKLSKILKDSGFSAESIHGNKTHGQRLRALDLFKKEHVQVLVATDVAARGLDIPKVTHVINFDQPNSYEDYVHRIGRTGRAGQTGKALTFIE
- a CDS encoding DUF2378 family protein, whose protein sequence is MEPEPTPTIRGLFVMSHINALEAERGRDGVVELMTRYGKPTRFGMFENVPVREEVAIIEHVLDILDPSVPPERRAFSAGKLHFENFSKTELGGLILPLFRSNIRLFFMNANHIAGYVFNGVRFISEERGKGNIRIIMENNDYPLDHFAGFFQGVMDYGRLDGEVHAEDLGGKRYAYDLSWKTD
- a CDS encoding cupredoxin domain-containing protein, with the translated sequence MKGFAVLLAALVVLGGGYYWYISQQPAATDLNVTVDQMDDMDQDDMDHSASTSTSTSTATSSAPATGTQNGNVKEFTVTGKNFSFAPAAMTVNKGDRVRITFVNDSGTHDLVIDEFDVRTKVIQGGARETIEFVADKTGSFEYYCSVGQHRQMGMKGTLTVK